The Devosia sp. MC521 genome segment TGCTGGCAGCGCTTCAACGCATATCGCTCCATCCGCCTCCGGCACTCATCGTCGATCCGAGCGATGCTTTGGGTTCGGCGCGTGGGGCTATGCTGATCTCAGCGATCGTGCCGCAGTTGCGCGCCAAGGCGGATTCTGTGTCGGCAGACCTAAAAGAGCTGACCGATATTAAGATCGCGGCCATGGCCGAAGAGGAAACTCTACGCGCCAATCAGGACGTTCTCGAAGAAGAACAATTGCGCATTGCGACCCTGATTACGGCACGCAAGACCGGTATCAACCAACGCACCACGCAATTGCAGGCGGAAGAGGAAGCGGCTGTCGCCCTGGCTGAAAAGGCCGCGACGCTGCGTGAACTTATTAGCGCCCTCTCCGACCGCGCCAATGCCTCAACGCGTCCCGCTTCGCCTGACGAGGACCTGCCGCGCCTCTCGCCAGAGGCCGTACAATTGGCCTTTGCCAACACCAGCCGCACGCAACCTGCAGTGCCCTTCCCACTGGCACGCGGGTATTTGACCCAACCAGCCAATGGAACACTGGCGCTCGATTGGGGGGCCAATGACGGCAAAGGTGGGGTCTCTCAAGGCCAGTATCTGATCACCCGTCCGACGGCGCAGGTTCTCGCTCCATCAGATGGTTGGGTGCTTTATAAGGGCCCTTACCTCAATTACGGCGAAATCATCATTCTCAATACCGGGGATGGCTACACCACGCTCCTCGCCGGTTTGGAATCCATTACGACTGAGATTGGCCAGTTTGTCCAAATGGGCGAACCCCTCGGGACGATGGGATCGCGCACCATTGGACGAACAGTCACCACAGGTGCTGGTAACAACGAACCAACGCTTTATATTGAGCTGAGAAGAGACAACGAGCCTTTCGACCCGAACGGTTGGTGGGCCACTATCGAACAGACTGGATAAACACATTTATGCATCCTCCTAAGCACCGTGTCGCCGCAGTCTGTGCGGCCCTGCTCCTGTCCTCCACCAGCCTGGTTCTGGCGCAAGACGCAGCTCCAACCGATCCTGCACCCACTGAGCAACCCGCTGAGGAGGCGCCAAACCCGAGCGGGGAAGAGCCAGAGCCCAGCAAGCAGGAGAAGGCCGAGCCGCGGAGCGATGATGAGATCTATAGCGATCTCAATCTGTTCGGCGAAATCTTCGACCGCATTCGCGCTGAATATGTTGATCCGCCGGATGAGCAGGAGCTGATCCGCGCCGCCATTCAGGGCATGCTGACCTCGCTTGATCCGCATTCGGGCTATCTGCCGCCTGCCGATTACGACGATGTGCGTGAAGACACCTCGGGCCAGTTCGGTGGTCTGGGCGTCGAGATCCAGATGGAAGACGGCTATATTAAAGTGGTCTCGCCCATCGACGACACCCCGGCTGCCAAGGCTGGCATTCTCTCCAATGACCTTATCATCGAGATCGACGGCGACGACGTTCAGGGCATGACCCAGGACGAAGCCGTTGGCAAAATGCGCGGCCCCGTCGGCACCAAGGTAAAAATCACCATTGCCCGCGAAGGCGTGAACGAGCCTCTCGAGTTCGAACTGACCCGCGGCACCATTTCGATGCGCGCTGTGCGCTGGAGCATGGAAGGGGATGACGAAGTCGCGGTTCTGCGCCTGTCGCGCTTCTCCGAACAGGCTTTCGTCGGCATCGAAAAGGCCGTGGACGATATCTGGAAAGAACGTGAAGGCAAGGCGCCCAAGGGCATCATCCTTGACCTGCGCAACAATCCAGGCGGACTGGTCGATCAGTCGGTCTATGTTGCCGACGCCTTCCTTGAACGCGGCGCTGTTGTGCTGACCCGTGGCCGCACCGAACGCGAAAGCGCTCGCTATGACGCAGCGCCCGATCCACTCGATCGTCGCCTCAAAGACATTCCGATGATTGTTCTGGTCAACGGTGGCTCGGCTTCTGCTTCGGAAATCGTCGCCGGTGCTCTGCAAGACCACAAGCGCGCAACCGTTGTTGGCACGCGCTCATTCGGCAAGGGTTCGGTGCAGTCGATCATCGGGCTTGGTCCTGATGGCGCAATGCGGATCACAACCGCGCGCTATTACACGCCATCAAACCGGTCCATTCAGGCGCTCGGCATCACGCCCGACATTGAAGTGCTGCAGAAGGTTCCTGACGAGATCAAGGGTCGTGACGAGATCATCGGCGAAGCTGCACTCGAAGGCCATATCGAGATCGAAGGCCAGGAAGAAGCGACAGTCGGCTCGTCGGTTTACGTGCCGCAAGATGCAGCCGAGGACGTACAGCTCCAGTATGCGGTGAAGCTGATTACCGGTGAAGAAACCCACGAAGCCTTCCCGCCAAAAGCGGAATAAAGGTTTTCGCACTAAACTTGTGATGCGGCGTGATTCGCGCCGCATCCTGACAACTGAACTACCCCAGTGGGCACGAGCGCAACGATATGGCCAATGACCTTTCGACGCCTTTGAGAGGGCGCAAACATCGGGTCGATGGCGGCCGGCATCATTTCCCGCTGGCCCGCACATTGTTCGGGGTCAGTATCGTTATCTTGCTTGGCGCCCTTGGGCGGATCGTCTTGGTAGACGACCCGCTCGGCGGCCGCCCAATGGCTGAAGTGGCTATCACCTCGACGCGTGACGCCAATGCGGTCGCAAATGCTGTCGCCGTGCCGAACGCCTCGGCTGGCGCGACCTCACCCGTCACAATCACCGCAGACGATCAGCAATTTCCTGCAGGGCAAGTCCCCCTCGTTCCTTATGAGCCTGCCGAAACCACACCACGACCATCGCTGGAAGTGAGTTTGATCGGCACAGGCGTTCTGCCTGAATTGGCGGAAGAAACCGTCAATGGCATCATCCCGCGCATGTCGCCCACGGGCCTTGGCCCCTTCGACGCCTACCGGCGTCCGGTCGATGAAATTGCGCCAAATCTGGCCAAAATCGCCATTGTCGTGACCGGTCTCGGCATTAACGAGCAGGGCTCGATGAACGCCATTGATCAGCTCCCGGCTGACATCACTCTCGCTTTTGCGCCCTATGGCCGCTCGCTGGTGGGCACCGTCAATACCGCAAGGGCATCCGGCCATGAGGTGATGCTGGAAATCCCGCTTGAGCCCTTTGATTATCCGCAAAATGATCCCGGCCCGCACACGATGCTGACCGGCGAAACACCACGCGCAAATCTCGACAAGCTGT includes the following:
- a CDS encoding peptidoglycan DD-metalloendopeptidase family protein, translating into MPLRPARTVKTLLAGAVLAGLGVFPILSQDAEPIPNPAAELRPALDVAQPAGETGLDLTTEQPVAPPVEVLPPEEPQLDVGNLEEVEASLTISRERIDALKAEIEAMEGDRTQQNAALIGAAQRVKLAEIEIADVEERLSELIVKEMDVRGRLDGADAEVANVLAALQRISLHPPPALIVDPSDALGSARGAMLISAIVPQLRAKADSVSADLKELTDIKIAAMAEEETLRANQDVLEEEQLRIATLITARKTGINQRTTQLQAEEEAAVALAEKAATLRELISALSDRANASTRPASPDEDLPRLSPEAVQLAFANTSRTQPAVPFPLARGYLTQPANGTLALDWGANDGKGGVSQGQYLITRPTAQVLAPSDGWVLYKGPYLNYGEIIILNTGDGYTTLLAGLESITTEIGQFVQMGEPLGTMGSRTIGRTVTTGAGNNEPTLYIELRRDNEPFDPNGWWATIEQTG
- a CDS encoding S41 family peptidase, producing the protein MHPPKHRVAAVCAALLLSSTSLVLAQDAAPTDPAPTEQPAEEAPNPSGEEPEPSKQEKAEPRSDDEIYSDLNLFGEIFDRIRAEYVDPPDEQELIRAAIQGMLTSLDPHSGYLPPADYDDVREDTSGQFGGLGVEIQMEDGYIKVVSPIDDTPAAKAGILSNDLIIEIDGDDVQGMTQDEAVGKMRGPVGTKVKITIAREGVNEPLEFELTRGTISMRAVRWSMEGDDEVAVLRLSRFSEQAFVGIEKAVDDIWKEREGKAPKGIILDLRNNPGGLVDQSVYVADAFLERGAVVLTRGRTERESARYDAAPDPLDRRLKDIPMIVLVNGGSASASEIVAGALQDHKRATVVGTRSFGKGSVQSIIGLGPDGAMRITTARYYTPSNRSIQALGITPDIEVLQKVPDEIKGRDEIIGEAALEGHIEIEGQEEATVGSSVYVPQDAAEDVQLQYAVKLITGEETHEAFPPKAE
- a CDS encoding divergent polysaccharide deacetylase family protein, with protein sequence MANDLSTPLRGRKHRVDGGRHHFPLARTLFGVSIVILLGALGRIVLVDDPLGGRPMAEVAITSTRDANAVANAVAVPNASAGATSPVTITADDQQFPAGQVPLVPYEPAETTPRPSLEVSLIGTGVLPELAEETVNGIIPRMSPTGLGPFDAYRRPVDEIAPNLAKIAIVVTGLGINEQGSMNAIDQLPADITLAFAPYGRSLVGTVNTARASGHEVMLEIPLEPFDYPQNDPGPHTMLTGETPRANLDKLFWLMSRFGGYFSVMNNMGARFTASAGDMSPVMEELGLRGLGYLDDGSSNRSVAGQLAEANNVPFTRATTMLDANPSRPAILSAIASLEAQAMETGSAIGIISALPISVQTVSEWAQELDAKGIVLVPASALMK